In a single window of the Chaetodon trifascialis isolate fChaTrf1 chromosome 19, fChaTrf1.hap1, whole genome shotgun sequence genome:
- the rars2 gene encoding probable arginine--tRNA ligase, mitochondrial: MACFFRRRIAEKLGRALQQSEEAFIPALSAVPVFKKQQTADFRLSISSLRISGILPSSGDIQLQTEDLATRLKQDAVVEDISAGCGVINFRLNRTLLAQKTLEPFGKGQDDKFGLNSELFKTLKRGTTLVEFSSPNIAKKFHAGHLRSTIIGNFIANLKQSLGNSVIRMNYLGDWGMQFGLLGAGFGQFGCQEKLKQNPLQHLFEVYVQVNKEAEHNEDMKQAARDFFRQLEQHENEAVSLWQKFREITVDEYQQVYKRLGVHFDIYSGESFHQDQAQEVVQQLQSRGLLKTVENGAGVVDLSPGGDMSSVCTVLRSDGTTLYITRDLAAAMDRTEKYHFDEMIYVTDKSQVNHFHQLFQILLAMGHTWADRCHHVSFGLVRGMKTRSGEVVFLEDVLDEARARMLHNMSQAKTTKEMENPEDTAEKVGVSALIVQDFKGPLLSDYTFDWDRMLQARGDTGVFLQYTHARLRSLMQRNEGVEAATFDPSLLLDQASVVILQHLLRYDEVLYQSAQDLQPRHLVNYLLKLSHMSASAHRELPVRGSSQDVAQARLRLFSAACSVLANGMRILGITPVDRM; this comes from the exons ATGGCGTGTTTTTTCAGAAGGAGAATTGCAGAGAAG CTGGGTCGGGCGCTGCAGCAGTCTGAGGAGGCCTTCATACCAGCTCTGTCAGCTGTTCCAGTCTTTAAGAAACA GCAGACTGCTGACTTCAGACTGTCAATCAGCTCATTACGGATCAGTGGGATTCTGCCGTCCAGTGGTGACATccagctgcagactgaagacTTGGCCACTCGG ttgaAGCAGGACGCTGTGGTGGAAGACATATCAGCCGGATGTGGAGTGATCAACTTCAGACTCAATCGCACACTTCTCGCTCAG AAAACGTTGGAGCCGTTTGGAAAGGGCCAGGACGACAAATTCGGGTTAAATAGTGAACTTTTCAAAACTCTCAAGAGAGGAACGACGCTAGTTGAGTTCAG CTCTCCAAATATTGCCAAAAAATTCCACGCTGGACACTTGCGATCTACAATTATTG GTAACTTCATTGCTAACCTAAAGCAGTCCCTTGGAAACAGTGTCATTCGAATGAACTACCTGGGAGACTGGGGCATGCAGTTCG GCTTGCTGGGAGCTGGGTTTGGCCAGTTTGGCTGTCAGGAGAAACTGAAGCAGAATCCCTTACAGCATCTGTTCGAG GTTTATGTCCAAGTGAACAAGGAAGCAGAGCACAATGAGGACATGAAGCAGGCTGCCAGAGACTTCTTTAGACAGCTGGAGCAGCATGAGAACGAGGCTGTGTCCTTATGGCAGAAGTTCAGAGAGATCACGGTGGACGAGTATCAACAGGTTTACAAG CGGTTAGGGGTCCACTTTGATATCTACTCCGGGGAGTCTTTCCACCAAGATCAAGCCCAGGAggtggtgcagcagctgcagagccgAGGCCTGTTGAAAACCGTTGA GAACGGAGCAGGCGTGGTGGATCTGTCCCCGGGTGGAGACATGAGCAGCGTCTGCACGGTGCTACGCAGCGACGGCACAACCCTCTACATCACCAG AGATCTTGCTGCAGCGATGGACCGAACAGAAAAATACCACTTTGACGAGATGATCTATGTG ACAGATAAAAGTCAAGTGAATCACTTCCACCAGCTGTTCCAGATCCTGCTCGCGATGGGACACACCTGGGCTGACAG GTGTCATCACGTGTCCTTCGGCCTGGTGCGGGGCATGAAGACCCGGAGCGGTGAGGTGGTGTTTCTGGAGGACGTGCTGGACGAAGCTCGGGCCAGGATGCTGCACAACATGAGCCAGGCAAAAA caACAAAGGAAATGGAAAACCCAGAGGACACCGCAGAGAAAGTGGGCGTCAGTGCACTGATAGTCCAG GACTTCAAAGGTCCCCTGCTGTCAGACTATACATTTGACTGGGACAGGATGCTGCAGGCCCGTGGAGACACGGGAGTCTTCCTCCAGTACACGCACGCTCGCCTCCGCAG TTTAATGCAGAGGAATGAAGGAGTAGAAGCAGCTACGTTTGATCCGTCCCTCCTGCTCGACCAGGCGAGCGTCGTCATCCTGCAGCACCTCCTTCG CTATGATGAGGTGTTGTACCAGTCGGCACAGGATCTACAACCCAGACACCTGGTCAATTATTTATTGAAGCTGAG CCACATGAGCGCCTCAGCACACAGAGAGCTGCCGGTGAGAGGGAGCTCTCAGGATGTTGCACAG GCACGGTTACGACTATTCAGCGCCGCCTGCTCAGTCCTGGCCAATGGGATGAGGATCCTGGGCATCACGCCGGTTGACAGAATGTGA
- the slc35a1 gene encoding CMP-sialic acid transporter, which produces MAVENVSVVFKLYCLTVMTLVAAAYTVALRYTRTTSSGDMYFSTTAVCITEVIKLILSLGMLTKETGSPARLKNALVEHVFCSPKELLKLSVPSIVYAVQNNMAFLALSNLDAAVYQVTYQLKIPCTALCTVLMLNRSLSRLQWFSVFMLCGGVTLVQWKPAEATKVQIEQNPLVGFMAIAVAVLCSGFAGVYFEKVLKSSDTSLWVRNIQMYLSGIVVTLIGVYMNDGKKVLENGFFFGYTPWVCFVVFLASVGGLYTSVVVKYTDNIMKGFSAAAAIVLSTVASVMLFGLQITTSFASGAILVCVSIYLYGLPKQDTSKLSRQDTDSESKQKLITV; this is translated from the exons ATGGCCGTCG AAAATGTGAGTGTGGTCTTCAAACTGTACTGCCTCACGGTGATGACCCTGGTGGCAGCTGCCTACACAGTGGCACTGCGATACACAAGGACCACCTCGTCAGGAGACATGTACTTCTCCACAACTGCAGTGTGCATCACTGAGGTCATTAAACTCATACTGAGTCTGGGGATGCTGACGAA ggaaacaggaagtcccGCCAGACTGAAGAACGCCTTAGTGGAACATGTATTCTGCAGCCCAAAAGAACTGCTGAAGCTGAGCGTGCCCTCGATTGTGTATGCAGTTCAGAATAACATGGCCTTTCTCGCCTTGAGCAACCTCGACGCAGCAGTTTATCAG GTGACCTATCAGCTGAAGATCCCGTGCACGGCCTTGTGCACGGTCCTCATGCTGAACCGCTCTCTCAGCCGGCTGCAGTGGTTCTCTGTCTTCATGCTCTGCGGGGGCGTAACGCTCGTCCAATGGAAGCCTGCGGAGGCCACTAAAGTCCAG atcGAGCAAAATCCGCTCGTTGGCTTCATGGCCATCGCTGTTGCTGTCCTTTGCTCTGGATTTGCAG GTGTGTACTTTGAGAAGGTGCTGAAGAGCTCGGACACGTCTCTGTGGGTGAGAAACATCCAGATGTACCTGTCCGGGATTGTGGTCACCCTGATCGGTGTTTACATGAACGACGGTAAAAAGGTGCTGGAGAATGGCTTCTTCTTCGGTTACACACCCTGGGTGTGCTTTGTAGTGT TCTTGGCCAGCGTGGGTGGCCTGTACACGTCGGTGGTGGTGAAGTACACAGACAACATCATGAAGGGCTTCTCGGCCGCAGCCGCCATCGTTCTCTCAACGGTGGCGTCTGTCATGTTGTTTGGACTGCAGATAA CGACCTCGTTTGCCTCTGGAGCCATCctggtgtgtgtttccatctaCCTGTATGGACTTCCAAAGCAAGACACATCCAAGCTGAGCCGGCAGGACACAGACAGCGAGTCCAAACAGAAACTGATCACAGTGTGA
- the LOC139347998 gene encoding protein yippee-like 5 gives MGRIFLDHIGGTRLFSCANCDTILTNRAELISTRFTGATGRAFLFNKVVNLQHSEVQDRVMLTGRHMVRDVSCKNCNSKLGWMYEFATEESQRYKEGRVILERALVRESEGFEHVPSDNS, from the exons ATGGGGCGGATCTTCTTGGATCACATTGGTGGGACTCGCCTCTTCTCCTGCGCCAACTGTGACACCATCCTGACCAACCGAGCTGAACTCATCTCCACGCGCTTCACTGGAGCCACCGGCCGAGCTTTCCTGTTCAATAAG GTCGTGAACCTGCAGCACAGCGAGGTCCAAGATAGAGTCATGCTGACGGGTAGACACATGGTGCGCGACGTCAGCTGCAAGAACTGCAACAGCAAGCTGGGCTGGATGTACGAGTTCGCCACCGAGGAGAGCCAGCGCTACAAGGAGGGCCGCGTCATCCTGGAGAGGGCGCTGGTGAGGGAGAGCGAGGGCTTCGAGCACGTTCCCTCTGACAACTCCTGA